A single window of Neurospora crassa OR74A linkage group VII, whole genome shotgun sequence DNA harbors:
- a CDS encoding aldose 1-epimerase — protein sequence MKSIITYFAVIMEAATVLGGPGKGAKPDHDGRYTIAAPGIKAQFIPYGATLTNLFVKDKNGNDVDVVLGYDDVEYYPKDPGHPVYNAIPGRYANRIGKGKYTIDGEEYHTELNDGNNTLHSGTNNWSYRFWNVTEHTPTSITFAISDASNSSLGMLGRVDSTVTYSVSKNTWHIKMNAVSPERKTPVLLTQHTYFNLDAYKNPATNKIWDHTLYMPYSARYLEADQSALPTGKILTAAPGSINDFASAAGLALGHARDRPGFAGNCGANGACEGYNGYWLIEDKPSTDAVVVSLASPFSGVKADLRTDQPGVVLYSCNWMDGSAQLKSTQKLVVNGTAVPRTVGRSSCVAIEAQDYPDGINHPEWGRVDKQILGPGEEYSWESSWTFRLV from the exons ATGaaatccatcatcacctaTTTCGCCGTTATCATGGAGGCGGCAACAGTTCTCGGCGGTCCGGGCAAGGGCGCCAAACCCGACCACGACGGAAGATACACCATTGCGGCTCCGGGAATCAAGGCGCAGTTTATCCCCTACGGCGCCACTCTCACCAACCTCTTTGTCAAGGACAAGAATGGCAATGACGTCGACGTGGTTCTGGGTTATGATGATGTGGAATATTACC CCAAGGATCCGGGCCATCCCGTGTACAACGCCATTCCAGGTCGTTATGCGAACCGTATCGGCAAGGGCAAGTACACCATCGACGGTGAGGAGTATCATACCGAGTTGAATGACGGCAACAACACTTTGCACAGCGGCACCAACAACTGGTCGTACCGATTCTGGAACGTCACCGAACACACGCCCACTTCCATAACCTTTGCCATCTCCGATGCTTCCAACTCGTCGCTGGGCATGCTGGGCCGTGTCGATTCCACCGTGACCTATTCTGTGAGCAAGAACACCTGGCACATAAAGATGAATGCCGTTTCTCCCGAGAGGAAGACTC CTGTCCTTCTCACTCAACACACCTACTTCAACCTCGACGCTTACAAGAACCCGGCCACGAACAAGATCTGGGATCACACACTGTATATGCCCTACTCAGCGCGCTACCTTGAAGCCGACCAAAGTGCCCTCCCCACCGGCAAGATTCTGACTGCGGCCCCGGGCTCCATCAACGACTTTGCCAGTGCTGCCGGCCTCGCTCTGGGCCACGCTCGCGATCGGCCGGGGTTTGCAGGCAACTGCGGTGCCAACGGCGCATGCGAGGGTTATAACGGGTATTGGTTGATCGAGGATAAGCCATCGACGGATGCCGTGGTCGTTTCTCTGGCGAGCCCGTTCTCGGGCGTCAAGGCCGATCTACGGACCGATCAACCAGGTGTCGTATTGTATTCTTGCAACTGGATGGACGGAAGCGCGCAGTTGAAGAGCACACAAAAGCTTGTGGTGAATGGGACGGCGGTGCCCAGAACCGTCGGTAGAAGCTCGTGTGTCGCCATCGAGGCTCAGGATTACCCCGATGGTATCAACCA CCCGGAATGGGGGAGGGTTGACAAGCAGATTCTCGGCCCTGGCGAGGAGTACAGCTGGGAAAGCTCGTGGACATTTAGGCTGGTCTGA